The Thermococcus sp. M39 genome window below encodes:
- a CDS encoding pyruvate/ketoisovalerate ferredoxin oxidoreductase subunit gamma — MIEVRFHGRGGQGAVTAANILAEAAFLEGKYVQAFPFFGVERRGAPVTAFTRIDDKPIRIKTQIYEPDIVVVLDPSLLDTVDVTAGLKEGGVVIVNTEKSKEEVLEKLKKRPAKLALVDATTIALEVLGLPITNTSILGAVAKATGIVSIDKVEEAIKDTFSGELGEKNAKAAREAFEKTVVYEL, encoded by the coding sequence ATGATAGAAGTTCGTTTTCATGGTAGAGGTGGACAAGGTGCAGTTACTGCTGCAAACATTTTAGCTGAGGCGGCTTTCTTAGAGGGCAAGTACGTGCAGGCATTCCCATTCTTTGGTGTTGAGAGAAGAGGAGCGCCAGTTACAGCATTCACTAGAATTGATGACAAGCCAATTAGAATTAAGACCCAAATTTACGAGCCAGACATAGTCGTTGTTCTAGATCCATCACTTCTCGATACGGTTGATGTTACTGCTGGTCTCAAAGAAGGGGGAGTTGTCATAGTTAACACAGAGAAGAGCAAGGAAGAAGTTTTGGAAAAACTCAAGAAGAGGCCAGCAAAGCTGGCTCTAGTTGACGCAACAACCATAGCTCTTGAAGTTCTTGGGTTGCCAATTACAAACACTTCCATACTTGGAGCAGTCGCAAAGGCAACAGGAATTGTCAGCATCGACAAAGTTGAAGAAGCTATTAAGGACACCTTCTCCGGTGAGCTTGGAGAAAAGAATGCAAAGGCTGCAAGGGAAGCTTTTGAGAAGACTGTCGTTTATGAACTCTGA
- the hflX gene encoding GTPase HflX: MKVIGVIRHSPRKRVNKAEFEELLRSAGYEVLAIVEQVREEHPKYNIGPGKLQEIKELIKELKPDKIIFANQLTPSQAFNIAKELRIDVMDKWQLVLEIFEKRAHSKEAKLQVELANLRYELPLVREAIRRVKMGEQPGFKGMGEYQIHQYLKHIRYRMGKIRKELERVREDREVKRKRREEVGFILIALAGYTNAGKSTLLNALAREEIPAKDQMFTTLDTTTRRFKVNQKRVLVTDTVGFIDDLPPFIVEAFHSTLEEITRADIILLVLDVSEPWREIKRKFLASLKILRELRALDKPIIVVLNKQDLTTKVDIEDKKKAIKELADKRGIVIFDVVSISAKLNQLEELYNALERAILTLPKYKPFEIVVKEKDKVPQVVALINSIGEVLNIEYGEFTKILAYIQVGMIKSLTKLGVEIRYSPVSKRK, encoded by the coding sequence ATGAAAGTAATTGGTGTTATTAGGCATTCGCCCAGAAAAAGGGTAAATAAAGCGGAGTTTGAAGAGCTTCTGCGTAGTGCTGGCTATGAAGTTCTTGCAATAGTTGAGCAGGTTAGAGAGGAACATCCAAAATACAACATTGGTCCAGGAAAGCTTCAAGAGATTAAAGAGCTTATTAAGGAGCTTAAACCAGATAAGATAATTTTTGCAAACCAGCTTACGCCGTCTCAAGCTTTTAACATCGCAAAGGAGCTTAGAATTGACGTCATGGACAAGTGGCAGCTTGTTCTTGAGATTTTTGAAAAGAGAGCCCACTCTAAAGAGGCAAAGCTTCAAGTTGAGCTTGCTAATTTGAGATATGAACTACCCCTCGTTAGAGAAGCAATTAGAAGGGTCAAAATGGGTGAGCAGCCAGGTTTTAAAGGTATGGGTGAGTATCAGATTCACCAGTATCTGAAGCACATCCGCTATAGAATGGGCAAAATAAGGAAGGAGCTCGAGAGAGTTAGAGAAGATAGAGAGGTTAAGAGGAAAAGGAGAGAGGAAGTGGGATTTATTCTAATCGCTTTGGCTGGCTATACCAATGCTGGAAAATCAACGCTTTTGAATGCTTTAGCGAGAGAAGAAATCCCAGCCAAAGATCAGATGTTCACAACCCTTGACACTACAACGAGGAGGTTTAAAGTCAATCAAAAGAGGGTTTTAGTAACTGATACAGTTGGGTTTATAGATGATTTGCCCCCTTTTATTGTTGAAGCTTTCCACTCAACCCTTGAGGAGATAACCAGAGCGGATATAATTCTTCTTGTTTTGGACGTTAGCGAACCTTGGAGAGAAATTAAGCGAAAGTTTTTGGCTTCTCTCAAAATTCTGAGAGAGCTTAGGGCTTTAGACAAGCCTATAATTGTTGTCTTGAATAAGCAGGACTTGACGACAAAAGTTGACATTGAAGATAAAAAGAAAGCAATTAAAGAGCTTGCGGATAAAAGAGGGATCGTTATCTTTGACGTTGTTAGCATATCAGCAAAGCTGAATCAGCTGGAAGAGCTTTACAATGCCCTTGAAAGAGCAATACTTACTTTGCCAAAATATAAACCCTTTGAGATCGTTGTTAAGGAGAAGGATAAAGTTCCCCAAGTAGTTGCCCTGATAAACTCAATTGGGGAAGTTCTCAATATTGAATATGGAGAATTTACAAAGATTTTAGCTTACATTCAGGTGGGAATGATTAAAAGCCTAACAAAGCTGGGAGTTGAGATAAGGTATTCGCCAGTAAGTAAAAGAAAGTAA
- a CDS encoding nascent polypeptide-associated complex protein, whose translation MKGMSPKQMKKMMKQLGITMEELEGVKEVIIRFENKEIVIKEPVVTAIVAMGEKSYQIVGKEEVREILNIPEEDIKLVMEQTGVDYETAKKALEETKGDLAEAILKLQGA comes from the coding sequence ATGAAAGGCATGAGTCCAAAGCAGATGAAAAAAATGATGAAGCAGCTCGGCATAACGATGGAAGAGCTTGAAGGGGTTAAAGAGGTCATAATACGCTTTGAAAACAAGGAAATCGTGATTAAGGAGCCAGTTGTTACAGCAATTGTTGCAATGGGAGAGAAGAGCTACCAGATAGTTGGCAAGGAAGAAGTTAGAGAAATTCTGAACATCCCAGAGGAGGACATTAAGCTTGTCATGGAGCAGACTGGTGTAGATTATGAGACTGCTAAAAAAGCATTAGAAGAAACAAAAGGGGATTTGGCAGAGGCGATCCTCAAACTTCAAGGAGCTTAG
- a CDS encoding cation:proton antiporter, with protein sequence MELELILYLALMLMIAETFGWIFARIEQPVVLGQIIGGILLGMLFPPTAEVRDISMLGVLFLLFMVGLESSVDELKEAGKAGFLTAVVGVVIAFLIGFAVVYPFKGFKQALLYGALTTPTSVSLTVRVLMELDALKTVEGNTIITAAIVDDILGIIILSVVISILVQGGVNSVGIGLILLKVMAFLLASIYIAPPAIDWLLRKVVRLGFADSTITLSMAVLFAFAYLAEHMNLASILGAYLFGLALSETEFRKPIFEHTRIVAHSMFIPLFFVDVGMSIPLKSISNVGIFALVFTVGAIVSKIIGCGLGAFIAGLELRQSLRVGIGMVPRMGVELAMLAIAMNAGIVGEDAYVVIVLMIFLSTLVTPPLLKMSFSRRGENNVG encoded by the coding sequence ATGGAGCTTGAGCTCATACTCTATTTAGCGCTCATGCTGATGATTGCTGAGACCTTTGGATGGATATTCGCAAGGATAGAGCAGCCCGTTGTTTTAGGCCAGATAATCGGTGGAATACTTCTTGGGATGCTCTTTCCGCCAACTGCCGAAGTGAGAGACATCTCAATGCTGGGCGTGCTTTTCCTCCTCTTCATGGTAGGTCTTGAGAGCAGCGTTGATGAACTTAAGGAAGCTGGTAAGGCTGGATTTTTAACGGCTGTTGTAGGTGTTGTGATTGCTTTCCTAATTGGCTTTGCTGTTGTATATCCATTTAAGGGCTTTAAGCAGGCTCTCCTCTACGGTGCATTGACAACTCCAACGAGCGTCAGCTTAACGGTTAGGGTTCTCATGGAGCTTGATGCCCTGAAGACGGTGGAAGGCAACACAATAATAACTGCTGCAATAGTCGACGACATCCTTGGAATTATAATTCTCAGCGTTGTCATTTCAATCTTAGTTCAGGGAGGGGTAAATTCCGTCGGCATAGGGCTTATATTGCTCAAAGTTATGGCTTTTCTTTTGGCATCCATCTACATAGCCCCGCCAGCAATTGACTGGCTCCTCAGGAAGGTCGTTCGCCTCGGCTTTGCTGATTCAACTATAACCCTCTCGATGGCAGTTCTCTTTGCATTTGCTTATCTCGCTGAGCACATGAACCTCGCATCGATCCTTGGGGCATATCTATTTGGCTTGGCTTTAAGTGAAACTGAATTTAGGAAGCCAATATTTGAGCATACGAGGATTGTGGCGCACTCAATGTTCATCCCGCTGTTTTTCGTCGATGTTGGTATGAGCATTCCGCTCAAAAGCATATCAAATGTCGGAATCTTTGCTCTTGTCTTTACAGTTGGGGCGATAGTTAGCAAGATAATTGGCTGTGGTCTTGGAGCGTTCATTGCTGGGCTTGAGCTAAGGCAGTCGCTCAGAGTAGGCATTGGGATGGTTCCAAGAATGGGAGTCGAGCTTGCAATGCTTGCCATAGCCATGAACGCTGGCATAGTTGGGGAAGATGCTTATGTTGTTATAGTGCTCATGATATTCCTCAGCACTCTCGTCACTCCACCTCTCCTTAAGATGTCCTTCAGTAGGAGGGGAGAGAATAATGTAGGCTAA
- a CDS encoding CBS domain-containing protein: MPEDKEKPKLNIFKLSKMPIKLAMERNFLRLSPDDKIEKLIKELEHETCAVVTDDKGRLLGFISIDEIINLTLPPSDYVLIGMDAIKEAHFDWDRPVKEIMNTRPITLSPNDSLGYALEMMLETGVRQFPVVDKEKVVVGTFSAQSVIRLLRVFAR; the protein is encoded by the coding sequence TTGCCAGAGGACAAGGAAAAGCCTAAGCTCAACATATTTAAGCTTTCGAAGATGCCAATAAAGCTTGCAATGGAAAGGAACTTTCTCAGACTTTCTCCAGACGACAAAATCGAAAAGCTCATCAAAGAGCTTGAGCATGAAACCTGCGCCGTTGTTACGGATGATAAGGGAAGACTCCTTGGGTTCATTTCGATTGATGAAATAATCAACTTAACGCTTCCACCTTCTGATTATGTCCTTATTGGTATGGATGCAATTAAAGAGGCACACTTTGACTGGGACAGACCAGTGAAGGAGATTATGAACACCCGCCCGATAACCCTAAGTCCTAACGACAGCCTTGGCTATGCCCTTGAGATGATGCTTGAAACTGGGGTTAGACAATTTCCCGTTGTGGATAAAGAGAAGGTTGTGGTTGGTACATTTTCTGCCCAAAGCGTCATAAGGCTCCTCAGGGTTTTCGCCCGGTGA
- a CDS encoding lipopolysaccharide assembly protein LapB, with protein MDKLKLYIIGFLTLIIAIAGGIIYKWGFWMLVRVVLSLGFLGLTLMLGFFLVLTLYAESWKYAVYLLVPTALSAYATYLSITWQKLKIVGGIIVLFILGLAFGIWYISEPDLGLIDRFKSPEKLEREGNYKAAARKYEKKGNYLKAAEMYEKLGWMESAAWAYEKAEKYEKAAEIYEQLYEKEKDTYYLKEAHEYWKKAGNMERAAKALERYAEEEPWFWEDVAKLYEELGNEEKAKEAWQKALEYYMKEAQEEGVFWEDVGNIARKLGNEELTKEAYRKFLEYCLKEAEEDPMWWKHVAEAYEYLGEKEKAQEARQKYEEYRKKIMQTNEETWTGPKEEKKE; from the coding sequence ATGGACAAGTTGAAACTTTATATCATAGGATTTTTGACCCTAATAATTGCAATAGCTGGGGGGATAATCTACAAATGGGGCTTTTGGATGCTCGTTAGGGTTGTTCTCAGCTTGGGATTTTTGGGGCTAACCTTAATGCTCGGATTCTTCCTTGTGCTGACTCTCTATGCAGAGAGCTGGAAGTATGCGGTCTATCTGCTGGTGCCAACAGCTTTGAGTGCCTATGCAACCTATCTGAGCATAACTTGGCAGAAGCTTAAGATTGTTGGAGGAATAATAGTTCTGTTCATTTTAGGATTAGCTTTTGGAATATGGTACATCAGCGAGCCAGACTTAGGTTTAATTGACCGCTTCAAGAGCCCAGAGAAGCTGGAAAGGGAAGGCAACTACAAAGCAGCTGCAAGAAAGTACGAAAAGAAAGGAAACTATCTGAAGGCTGCTGAAATGTATGAAAAGCTCGGTTGGATGGAGAGCGCAGCATGGGCATACGAGAAAGCTGAGAAATACGAGAAAGCTGCTGAAATTTATGAGCAGCTCTATGAGAAGGAGAAGGATACATATTATCTCAAAGAAGCTCACGAGTACTGGAAAAAAGCTGGAAACATGGAAAGAGCTGCAAAGGCTTTGGAGCGTTACGCTGAGGAGGAGCCTTGGTTCTGGGAGGATGTTGCAAAGCTCTATGAGGAATTAGGTAATGAGGAGAAAGCAAAGGAAGCATGGCAGAAAGCTTTGGAGTACTATATGAAGGAAGCTCAGGAAGAGGGCGTATTCTGGGAGGACGTTGGAAACATAGCGAGGAAGCTCGGCAATGAAGAGCTTACTAAAGAGGCTTATCGGAAGTTCCTCGAGTACTGCTTGAAAGAGGCGGAAGAAGATCCAATGTGGTGGAAGCATGTGGCTGAGGCTTACGAATACCTTGGAGAGAAGGAAAAAGCCCAAGAAGCAAGGCAGAAATATGAGGAGTATAGGAAGAAAATAATGCAAACCAATGAGGAGACTTGGACAGGGCCAAAGGAAGAGAAGAAAGAGTGA
- the otg gene encoding methylated-DNA--protein-cysteine methyltransferase translates to MISIEKFEILGREIWIAAVFEEKMEGITFSLDGYEYLMERINLLKALLEHRKVSVDLAEEKTEYPRIVYNVLIGEIENEDALEFLSFRGVTPFERKVYEILTKKVKRGSVITYGELARMLLTSPRAIGNAMQRNPYPIIVPCHRVVLKSGLGNYTPKKEYKQFLLELEGVKGWTS, encoded by the coding sequence ATGATAAGCATTGAAAAGTTTGAAATCCTTGGAAGGGAAATTTGGATTGCTGCAGTGTTTGAGGAGAAAATGGAGGGGATAACTTTTTCTCTTGATGGGTATGAATATCTCATGGAGCGAATAAACTTATTAAAAGCCCTTCTCGAGCACAGAAAGGTTTCGGTAGATTTAGCTGAAGAAAAAACAGAATATCCAAGAATTGTCTATAATGTGTTGATTGGTGAAATTGAAAACGAAGATGCTTTGGAATTTCTGAGCTTTAGAGGTGTCACTCCTTTTGAAAGGAAAGTTTATGAAATTTTAACAAAAAAAGTTAAAAGAGGAAGCGTTATAACCTATGGAGAGCTTGCCAGAATGTTATTAACATCTCCAAGGGCTATAGGCAACGCAATGCAGAGAAATCCATATCCGATAATAGTTCCTTGTCATAGGGTTGTTTTAAAATCAGGATTAGGAAACTACACACCAAAAAAGGAGTACAAGCAGTTTTTGCTTGAGCTAGAGGGGGTGAAAGGATGGACAAGTTGA
- a CDS encoding RNA methyltransferase — MKVAVILVEPEYQMNIGFVARVMKNFGVRELILVNPPELTGEAYKFAMHAKDVLENAKIVTTLDEALKMVNVAVGTTGVSGKVYLPERTPISPEEFAKRAFLYSGKIGIFFGRESKGLSNEELERMDFTVTIPTSEEYPIMNLSHAVAVVLYEVYKQKIKAETPIEENRHLRKATREEKDILVRYWRELLETLNYPKDPIRRKYFTIMFRRVIGRSFIYAREIYSLYGPLRLAIEKIKRCENDKH; from the coding sequence ATGAAAGTCGCAGTGATTTTAGTGGAGCCGGAGTATCAGATGAACATTGGTTTTGTTGCAAGGGTTATGAAAAACTTTGGGGTTAGAGAATTAATATTAGTTAATCCACCGGAACTTACTGGTGAGGCATACAAATTTGCAATGCATGCCAAGGATGTCTTAGAAAATGCGAAAATAGTCACAACTCTGGATGAAGCGCTGAAAATGGTTAATGTGGCTGTAGGGACAACTGGGGTAAGTGGGAAAGTCTATCTTCCAGAGAGAACTCCGATAAGCCCTGAAGAATTTGCAAAGAGAGCTTTTCTTTACAGTGGTAAAATTGGGATTTTCTTTGGCAGAGAGAGTAAAGGCTTAAGCAATGAAGAATTGGAAAGAATGGACTTTACAGTAACTATACCAACAAGTGAGGAGTATCCAATAATGAACCTAAGCCATGCTGTTGCTGTTGTTCTCTATGAGGTTTACAAGCAGAAGATTAAAGCAGAAACACCTATAGAAGAAAACAGACATTTAAGAAAAGCTACTAGGGAAGAAAAAGACATTTTAGTTAGATACTGGAGGGAGCTTTTGGAAACTCTAAACTACCCAAAAGACCCAATAAGGCGGAAATACTTTACTATAATGTTCCGCCGTGTCATTGGTAGATCGTTCATATATGCAAGGGAAATTTATTCCCTATACGGTCCTTTAAGGCTGGCAATCGAAAAGATCAAGAGGTGTGAAAATGATAAGCATTGA
- a CDS encoding 2-dehydropantoate 2-reductase: protein MKICILGAGSIGSLFGALLARAGNEVTLIGREEHVRAINEKGLKIVGIEEFTVHPKAVTYAPENEPDLIILATKSYSTAHALSCVKHCIGKKTWILSIQNGLGNEDLALKYTRNVLGGITTNGAMLEEWGVVRWTGKGITKIGVYPKGKSEFAEKVAEVFNDAGIKTQVSENIIGWKWVKALVNSAINPVGALLEVKNGFLLENEYLQAILMEIVKEGCRVAMQWGIEFEEHPLEVLIDTLERTRDNYNSMLQDLKKGKKTEIDYINGKIVEYAENIGLSAPMNSLLWSLIKAKEHLTQSK from the coding sequence ATGAAGATCTGCATACTTGGAGCTGGTTCAATTGGCTCCCTTTTTGGCGCTTTATTAGCGAGAGCTGGGAATGAAGTAACACTCATAGGACGAGAAGAACACGTGAGAGCAATAAATGAAAAAGGACTCAAAATTGTCGGCATTGAAGAGTTTACAGTTCATCCAAAAGCCGTAACTTATGCTCCCGAGAATGAGCCTGATTTGATAATACTAGCAACGAAATCGTATTCAACAGCCCATGCTCTGAGCTGTGTCAAACACTGCATTGGAAAGAAAACTTGGATTTTGAGCATACAAAATGGACTTGGCAACGAAGATTTGGCATTAAAATATACAAGAAACGTCCTTGGTGGAATAACGACAAACGGAGCAATGCTCGAGGAATGGGGAGTTGTTAGGTGGACTGGTAAGGGAATAACAAAAATTGGGGTCTATCCTAAGGGGAAGAGTGAATTTGCTGAAAAGGTTGCTGAAGTATTTAACGATGCTGGCATTAAGACTCAAGTGAGTGAAAACATAATAGGCTGGAAGTGGGTTAAAGCGCTAGTAAATTCAGCTATTAATCCCGTTGGAGCTTTGCTCGAAGTTAAAAACGGATTCTTACTTGAAAATGAATATCTACAGGCAATTTTGATGGAGATTGTAAAGGAAGGCTGCAGAGTTGCAATGCAGTGGGGGATTGAGTTTGAAGAGCACCCCCTTGAAGTTCTCATCGACACACTTGAGAGAACCAGAGACAACTACAATTCCATGCTTCAAGATTTGAAGAAGGGCAAAAAAACAGAGATTGATTACATAAACGGCAAGATAGTTGAATATGCCGAGAACATTGGACTTTCAGCACCCATGAACAGCTTACTGTGGAGTTTAATAAAAGCGAAGGAACATCTGACGCAAAGTAAATAA
- a CDS encoding TIGR00153 family protein, with product MPIFGGKESNVFETINKHLEMVQLTLEKFKEMMKVYLEGDFEKAEELMREVEQYEREADHLRREIETMLYQGAFLPANRGDYVRLSELIDNTADAAESAAHVLILAKPRIPKELKEEIMQLVDKSLKTYEYVKRATELLNEDVNEALEYAKRTEEQEEEADKLEYDILKNIFESEKVTTYAKLIWNQVITKIGDIADRAEDASDQVMLMAIKRRG from the coding sequence ATGCCAATATTTGGAGGAAAAGAAAGCAATGTGTTTGAGACAATAAACAAGCACTTAGAGATGGTACAGCTCACGTTGGAAAAATTCAAGGAAATGATGAAAGTTTATCTTGAGGGAGATTTTGAGAAAGCAGAAGAGCTGATGAGAGAAGTTGAGCAATATGAAAGAGAAGCAGACCACCTCAGAAGGGAAATCGAAACAATGCTTTACCAAGGAGCCTTTTTACCTGCAAATAGGGGGGACTATGTTAGGCTTTCAGAACTCATAGACAATACAGCCGATGCTGCTGAGAGTGCAGCTCATGTGCTTATTTTGGCAAAGCCAAGGATTCCAAAAGAGCTCAAAGAGGAAATAATGCAGCTCGTTGATAAATCCCTCAAGACCTACGAATACGTAAAGAGAGCAACAGAACTGTTGAACGAAGATGTTAATGAGGCTCTCGAGTATGCAAAGAGAACAGAGGAACAAGAAGAAGAAGCAGACAAGCTTGAATATGACATACTTAAAAATATATTTGAAAGTGAAAAGGTAACAACTTATGCAAAGCTAATTTGGAATCAGGTCATAACTAAAATCGGAGATATAGCAGATAGAGCTGAAGATGCCTCAGACCAAGTTATGTTAATGGCAATAAAGAGGAGGGGTTAA
- a CDS encoding hydroxyacid dehydrogenase yields MKVLVAAPLHPKAIELLKSEGFEVIYEEYPDEEKLIELAKDVDAIIVRSKPKVTRKVIEAAEKLKVIGRAGVGLDNIDLEAAKEKGIEVVNSPAASSRSVAELTWALILAVARKVAFADRKMREGVWAKKQCMGIELEGKTIGIIGFGRIGYNVAKIAKGFGMRILLYDVIKNEERAREVGGKFVELDELLRESDVITIHVPLLDSTYHLINEEKLKLMKKNAILVNAARGPIVDTEALIKALKEGWIYGAGLDVFEEEPLPKDHPLTKLDNVVLTPHIGASTWEAQERAGVQVVEKVIEILKQKKE; encoded by the coding sequence GTGAAAGTTTTAGTCGCTGCCCCATTACATCCAAAGGCTATTGAGCTTTTGAAGAGCGAGGGATTTGAGGTTATTTATGAAGAGTATCCAGATGAAGAGAAGCTCATTGAGCTTGCAAAGGACGTTGATGCTATAATCGTCAGAAGCAAGCCAAAAGTTACGAGAAAAGTCATTGAGGCCGCAGAGAAGCTCAAGGTAATTGGAAGAGCTGGTGTTGGGTTAGACAACATTGACTTAGAGGCTGCAAAGGAAAAAGGTATTGAAGTCGTTAATTCACCAGCAGCTTCAAGCAGAAGCGTTGCTGAATTAACTTGGGCTTTGATTCTAGCAGTTGCAAGAAAAGTTGCCTTTGCCGACAGAAAGATGAGAGAAGGTGTTTGGGCGAAGAAGCAGTGCATGGGAATTGAGCTTGAAGGTAAGACAATTGGAATCATCGGATTTGGAAGAATAGGCTACAACGTTGCAAAAATAGCAAAAGGCTTTGGAATGAGAATTCTTCTCTATGATGTCATCAAAAATGAGGAAAGAGCAAGAGAAGTCGGTGGAAAGTTCGTTGAGCTTGATGAGCTTTTGAGGGAGAGTGATGTTATAACAATTCACGTTCCGCTCTTAGACAGCACGTACCACCTCATTAACGAGGAGAAGCTTAAGCTAATGAAGAAGAATGCAATTCTAGTCAATGCGGCGAGAGGACCGATAGTGGATACAGAAGCATTGATTAAGGCACTTAAGGAAGGCTGGATTTATGGGGCTGGATTGGATGTCTTTGAGGAGGAACCATTGCCAAAAGACCATCCCCTCACAAAGCTCGACAATGTTGTCTTAACGCCACACATTGGAGCAAGCACCTGGGAAGCTCAAGAGAGAGCTGGCGTCCAGGTGGTGGAGAAAGTTATAGAGATCCTTAAACAGAAAAAGGAGTGA
- a CDS encoding M20 family metallopeptidase: protein MEVELLKKLVSIPSHFGEEKRISEFIASFLEPYAKVEIQNVEGFGNNVIAYLKGVKNTVVLNGHMDTVGLTNGWTKNPWGQIEGDRFYGLGSADMKGGLAALMSAFVEVAKLSKRERPNVIFTAVVDEEGYSRGAWELIKSKKLSKADFVLVGEPTNEKLMLGARGRFVIQIEAFGKKAHAARPEQGINAIEELSKLLANLERARLKKHRKLGEGSFCTLEIEGKADGLSIPEYAKAIVDRHTVVGEDWEFVKGTLEKLAQKLDIKAQLKIEKFKRPTPEMLPYYVKENLRVVKAFRRVFKEKTGREVEITYGKSVGDFNYFGTYLGKPTLVFGPIGGNWHSADEWVSISSVKRVKEIYVSFLKALV, encoded by the coding sequence GTGGAGGTTGAATTGTTGAAAAAACTTGTTTCTATTCCATCACATTTCGGTGAAGAGAAAAGGATTTCTGAATTCATAGCTTCGTTTCTCGAGCCTTATGCCAAGGTCGAAATTCAAAATGTTGAGGGCTTTGGGAACAATGTTATAGCGTATCTAAAAGGTGTAAAAAATACGGTTGTACTTAACGGTCATATGGATACAGTTGGATTAACAAATGGATGGACAAAAAATCCGTGGGGGCAAATTGAGGGGGATAGATTTTACGGTCTCGGAAGTGCTGATATGAAAGGCGGCTTGGCAGCATTAATGAGTGCCTTTGTTGAAGTTGCCAAGCTTTCAAAAAGGGAGAGACCAAATGTGATATTCACTGCTGTTGTCGATGAGGAGGGTTATTCTCGAGGCGCTTGGGAGCTGATAAAGAGTAAGAAACTTAGCAAGGCGGATTTCGTTTTAGTTGGAGAACCTACAAACGAGAAGCTCATGCTCGGAGCAAGAGGTAGGTTCGTTATTCAAATTGAAGCCTTTGGTAAGAAAGCTCACGCTGCGAGGCCTGAGCAAGGCATCAATGCAATAGAAGAGCTTTCAAAGCTTCTAGCAAATTTAGAGAGAGCAAGGCTGAAGAAGCACCGAAAATTGGGAGAAGGGAGCTTCTGCACACTTGAAATTGAAGGAAAAGCAGATGGGCTGAGCATTCCCGAATATGCAAAGGCAATAGTTGACAGGCATACGGTAGTTGGAGAGGACTGGGAATTTGTTAAGGGAACCCTTGAAAAGCTTGCTCAAAAACTTGATATAAAAGCCCAGCTAAAAATTGAAAAATTCAAGAGGCCTACTCCAGAAATGCTCCCCTACTATGTTAAAGAGAACCTCAGAGTCGTAAAAGCCTTTAGGCGAGTATTCAAAGAGAAAACAGGCAGAGAAGTGGAAATAACTTATGGAAAGAGCGTGGGAGACTTCAATTACTTTGGCACTTATCTAGGGAAGCCGACATTAGTTTTCGGCCCAATCGGAGGCAACTGGCACTCTGCTGATGAATGGGTCAGCATAAGCTCAGTGAAGAGAGTTAAAGAAATATATGTGAGCTTTCTGAAAGCCTTAGTTTGA
- a CDS encoding fumarate hydratase translates to MDENLIKAVIEAIQLAVTNLPKDIVNAIEKAYEREESKIAKFNLENILKAIEISKSGKIPICQDTGTITFFVEAGIKNPYLGEIREILVEATRRATQEIPLRPNAVDILTNKNSGDNTGRFIPIIHWELVNGDEIKIAVLPKGGGSENCSALAMLNPSEGFEGVKRFVVERVRECEGKPCPPIVLGIGIGGSADLALKLAKKSLLRPLGIRHENEIIARLEREILDEVNSLGIGPMGMGGRTTALDVKIEYAHRHPASLPVGLIVQCWAHRKAFIEIDKEGRVKIWQ, encoded by the coding sequence TTGGATGAAAACCTTATTAAAGCAGTCATTGAAGCAATTCAGCTAGCTGTGACAAATCTTCCCAAAGATATTGTTAATGCAATAGAAAAAGCGTATGAAAGAGAAGAAAGCAAAATTGCTAAATTTAATCTCGAGAACATTCTTAAAGCGATTGAGATCAGCAAATCCGGGAAAATTCCAATCTGCCAAGATACTGGAACGATAACTTTTTTCGTTGAAGCTGGGATTAAAAATCCGTATCTTGGCGAAATTAGAGAAATTTTAGTGGAAGCAACAAGAAGGGCTACACAAGAAATTCCTCTAAGGCCCAATGCTGTCGATATTCTCACAAATAAAAATTCCGGAGATAATACTGGCAGATTTATTCCGATAATTCACTGGGAGCTTGTTAACGGAGATGAGATTAAAATTGCTGTTCTTCCAAAAGGCGGTGGGAGTGAGAACTGCTCGGCTTTGGCAATGCTCAACCCAAGTGAAGGCTTTGAAGGTGTTAAGAGGTTTGTCGTGGAGAGAGTTAGGGAATGCGAAGGAAAGCCATGTCCTCCCATTGTTTTAGGCATTGGAATTGGAGGAAGCGCTGATTTGGCTTTAAAGCTAGCCAAAAAATCGCTTTTGAGACCACTTGGAATAAGGCACGAAAATGAAATTATCGCACGACTTGAAAGGGAGATTCTTGATGAGGTGAATTCTCTTGGGATCGGCCCAATGGGCATGGGAGGTAGAACAACAGCTTTGGACGTTAAGATAGAATACGCTCACAGACATCCAGCATCTCTGCCCGTTGGATTGATAGTTCAGTGCTGGGCTCACAGAAAAGCCTTCATAGAAATTGATAAAGAGGGAAGGGTTAAAATTTGGCAGTAA